One Euzebyales bacterium DNA window includes the following coding sequences:
- a CDS encoding competence/damage-inducible protein A: protein MRQPEPGAGLRADVIAVGSELLTGDIVDTNSAWVAQRLSGLGINVRHVTVVGDVLDDLVATLRTAVTAADLVVVSGGLGPTPDDLTRFAVADVAGVPLERRDDLVDGIRRFFAELGRRMADTNLVQADLPVGATAIPPAGTAPGFTIEVDGTLVIALPGVPSELHTMMDRSVTPLLRRRGGLAVTVSRTVHTAAVAESDVAERCADVVDRVHRAGRAQVAFLASQGRTRVRVSARARDAAAAHAVVDPVVAEIVDRLGPAVTGLDDEGVEHAIARILGARGWTLAVAESITGGGVGARLVTVPGASGWFTGGVVTYATAAKSVLAAVPERVLAEHGPVSEETARALAVGIRGRLDTDVGLAVVGVAGPTTQGDRRVGTVCVAVAVHGSVHTRTVHLPPRSRVESQGFATTTALEYLRRRLRAMDGS, encoded by the coding sequence GTGCGGCAGCCTGAGCCCGGCGCGGGGCTGCGCGCGGACGTCATCGCGGTCGGCTCCGAGCTGCTGACGGGTGACATCGTCGACACCAACTCGGCATGGGTCGCGCAGCGCCTGAGCGGTCTGGGGATCAACGTCCGTCACGTGACCGTGGTCGGTGATGTCCTCGACGACCTCGTGGCGACGCTGCGCACGGCGGTCACCGCGGCAGATCTCGTCGTCGTGTCCGGTGGGCTGGGGCCGACGCCGGACGACCTGACGCGTTTCGCCGTGGCCGACGTCGCCGGCGTGCCACTCGAGCGCCGTGACGACCTCGTCGACGGGATCCGGAGGTTCTTCGCCGAGCTCGGCCGGCGCATGGCCGACACGAACCTCGTCCAGGCCGACCTGCCGGTGGGCGCCACGGCCATCCCGCCCGCCGGCACGGCACCCGGGTTCACGATCGAGGTCGACGGCACGCTCGTGATCGCCTTGCCAGGCGTGCCGAGCGAGCTGCACACGATGATGGACCGCAGCGTCACGCCGCTGCTGCGCCGTCGGGGTGGGCTGGCCGTGACGGTCAGCCGGACTGTCCACACCGCGGCGGTCGCGGAGTCGGACGTGGCCGAGCGCTGCGCCGACGTCGTGGACCGCGTGCACCGGGCCGGCCGGGCGCAGGTCGCCTTCCTGGCGTCGCAGGGCCGGACGCGGGTGCGCGTCTCGGCGCGGGCCAGGGACGCCGCCGCCGCCCACGCCGTCGTCGACCCGGTCGTCGCCGAGATCGTCGATCGGCTGGGACCCGCCGTCACCGGCCTGGACGACGAGGGGGTCGAGCACGCGATCGCGCGCATCCTGGGGGCGCGGGGCTGGACGCTGGCGGTGGCCGAGTCCATCACAGGTGGAGGCGTCGGCGCGCGGCTCGTCACCGTCCCCGGTGCCAGTGGGTGGTTCACCGGCGGTGTGGTGACCTACGCCACCGCGGCCAAGTCCGTGCTCGCTGCTGTGCCCGAGCGTGTGCTCGCCGAGCACGGTCCCGTCAGTGAGGAGACCGCCCGTGCGCTGGCCGTCGGCATCCGCGGCCGCCTCGACACCGACGTCGGGCTCGCCGTGGTCGGCGTGGCCGGTCCCACCACGCAGGGCGACCGCCGAGTCGGGACCGTGTGCGTCGCCGTGGCGGTACACGGGAGCGTTCACACGCGGACGGTGCACCTGCCGCCCCGATCGCGGGTCGAGAGCCAGGGCTTCGCCACGACGACCGCGCTGGAGTACCTTCGTCGTCGCCTGCGCGCCATGGACGGGAGTTGA
- the pgsA gene encoding CDP-diacylglycerol--glycerol-3-phosphate 3-phosphatidyltransferase — MPTSSPLRSLNPANVMTALRVLLVPVIIVLLLADTTTTAVWALILFVVASLTDTADGWLARRRGQVTRWGKLADPAADKILVLGVLATLVVTGDVPWWVLAVIALRELAVTVQRQVLLRRQIVMAASIWGKLKTVSQLIAIAMVIAPFVPDGIATAALYVAVVLTIGSGLDYAVRGARRAGAAA; from the coding sequence GTGCCGACTTCCTCACCGCTGCGTTCGCTGAACCCCGCGAACGTCATGACCGCGTTGCGGGTGCTACTCGTGCCCGTGATCATCGTCCTGCTGCTGGCCGACACCACGACCACCGCCGTGTGGGCGCTGATCCTGTTCGTCGTCGCGTCGTTGACCGACACCGCCGATGGCTGGCTCGCGCGGCGTCGTGGCCAGGTCACCCGCTGGGGCAAGCTCGCCGACCCGGCCGCCGACAAGATCCTTGTCCTGGGCGTGCTCGCGACCCTGGTCGTGACCGGCGACGTGCCGTGGTGGGTGCTGGCCGTGATCGCGCTGCGGGAGCTGGCCGTCACCGTGCAACGCCAGGTCCTGCTTCGCCGTCAGATCGTGATGGCCGCGAGCATCTGGGGCAAGCTCAAGACGGTCTCGCAGCTGATCGCCATTGCCATGGTCATCGCGCCGTTCGTCCCTGACGGCATCGCCACAGCCGCGCTCTATGTGGCGGTCGTGCTGACGATCGGCAGCGGGCTGGATTACGCGGTGCGGGGCGCACGCCGGGCCGGTGCGGCAGCCTGA
- the thpR gene encoding RNA 2',3'-cyclic phosphodiesterase: MRLFVALDVPSSARSTLADAIAPLRARHHALRWISPSTWHLTLAFLGPTPVARRVRAQIALQSVAWTAQPFQLLLDGRLERFGDRVLWAGVASTGEGLTELATAVREALASAGVPTEDRPFRAHLTVARARRDQKVPRVSTPLALPSHPVRWTVSRMALMASQQDCGGSRYRAVATWPLRGEPPA, from the coding sequence ATGCGGCTGTTCGTCGCGCTCGACGTGCCCTCGTCCGCCCGGAGCACGCTGGCGGACGCGATCGCGCCACTGCGGGCCCGCCACCACGCCCTGCGCTGGATCTCACCGTCGACATGGCACCTCACGCTCGCGTTCCTTGGGCCGACGCCGGTCGCGCGGCGGGTGCGAGCGCAGATCGCGCTGCAGTCGGTGGCGTGGACCGCCCAGCCGTTCCAGCTGCTCCTCGACGGCCGGCTCGAGCGGTTCGGTGACCGGGTGCTGTGGGCGGGCGTGGCGTCGACCGGCGAGGGGTTGACGGAGCTGGCGACCGCGGTGCGCGAGGCGCTGGCGTCCGCAGGCGTGCCGACCGAGGACCGCCCATTCCGGGCGCATCTCACGGTCGCCCGCGCCCGCCGTGACCAGAAGGTGCCGCGCGTGTCCACGCCGTTGGCGCTGCCGTCGCACCCGGTGCGGTGGACCGTGAGCCGGATGGCGTTGATGGCGTCGCAGCAGGACTGTGGCGGCAGCCGGTACCGGGCGGTCGCGACCTGGCCGCTGCGTGGCGAACCACCTGCGTGA